In the genome of Mycobacterium kansasii ATCC 12478, one region contains:
- a CDS encoding molybdopterin-dependent oxidoreductase, which translates to MAAAPSNERMIAGVAAAAVSLGVAQLVGIPFGARADARTAIGSAVVDLTPGPVKEWAIATLGALDKLFLAVVVLVVIATIAAIAGTLETQRRPLGSAVIAAAGVLGCVAVLSRPGATALDTIPTVAGAACGVAALRLLTRFWPGPEKPGEPDVSRRNLVVFGLLGFGLVGGVVGAVITRLVHSVAADRNSFALPRPRIPAPPIPADVQPNGVTLPSFVTASADFYRVDTALSVPQLSHGDWRLHIHGMVDREITYSFADLARFDVVETVTTLTCVSNPVGGKLISTGIWTGYRLADLLAAAGVHADADMVLSTSIDGFTAGTPVAALTDGRDALLAVGLNGQPLPIEHGYPARLVVPGLYGYVSATKWVVDMELTRFDRAKAYWTRHGWAAQAPIKTESRIDVPKSGQRVPAGPVVFGGVAWAQIRGVRAVEVRIDDGAWQPAQQGASYSKSTWRLWSFPWQAKSPGKHTITVRAIDNTGAVQTADQVDPVPDGATGWHTVAFTVV; encoded by the coding sequence ATGGCTGCCGCCCCGTCCAACGAGCGGATGATCGCCGGGGTCGCCGCCGCGGCCGTCTCGCTTGGAGTGGCCCAGCTGGTGGGCATCCCGTTCGGTGCACGAGCCGATGCGCGTACCGCGATCGGCTCGGCGGTCGTCGACCTGACGCCGGGGCCGGTCAAAGAGTGGGCGATTGCGACCCTGGGCGCTCTGGACAAACTCTTCCTGGCCGTCGTCGTGCTCGTGGTGATCGCCACGATCGCCGCAATCGCCGGGACCCTCGAGACGCAGCGCCGACCGCTCGGCAGCGCGGTGATCGCCGCGGCGGGCGTCCTCGGCTGTGTCGCAGTGCTGTCGCGGCCGGGTGCGACAGCACTGGACACGATCCCCACCGTCGCGGGCGCCGCCTGCGGCGTGGCGGCCCTGCGCTTGCTCACCCGGTTCTGGCCCGGCCCGGAAAAACCGGGTGAGCCGGATGTCAGCAGGCGCAACTTGGTCGTGTTCGGATTACTCGGATTCGGACTAGTCGGTGGCGTGGTGGGTGCGGTCATCACGCGGTTGGTGCACTCGGTGGCCGCCGACCGCAACAGCTTCGCGCTCCCCCGACCGCGAATACCGGCGCCGCCAATACCTGCCGATGTGCAACCGAACGGCGTTACGCTACCGAGCTTTGTCACCGCCAGCGCCGACTTCTACCGGGTGGACACCGCGCTCAGCGTTCCCCAACTCAGCCACGGCGACTGGCGGCTGCACATCCACGGAATGGTGGACCGCGAAATCACCTACAGCTTCGCCGACCTCGCCCGCTTCGACGTCGTCGAAACGGTGACGACACTGACCTGTGTGTCGAATCCCGTCGGGGGCAAGCTGATTTCGACGGGCATCTGGACCGGATACCGGTTGGCCGATCTGCTGGCCGCGGCCGGTGTGCACGCCGACGCCGACATGGTGCTCTCGACCTCGATCGACGGGTTCACCGCCGGCACGCCGGTGGCGGCGCTCACCGATGGCCGCGACGCGCTGCTGGCGGTCGGCCTCAATGGTCAGCCGCTGCCGATCGAGCATGGCTACCCGGCGCGGCTGGTGGTGCCCGGCCTCTACGGGTACGTGTCGGCCACCAAGTGGGTCGTCGACATGGAGCTGACCCGCTTCGACAGAGCCAAGGCGTACTGGACGCGCCACGGCTGGGCGGCGCAGGCACCCATCAAGACCGAGTCGCGGATCGACGTGCCGAAAAGTGGTCAGCGGGTGCCTGCGGGGCCCGTGGTATTCGGCGGTGTCGCGTGGGCCCAGATTCGTGGCGTGCGGGCCGTGGAGGTCCGCATCGACGACGGCGCATGGCAGCCCGCGCAACAAGGCGCGAGCTATTCCAAGTCGACGTGGCGGTTGTGGAGCTTTCCCTGGCAGGCGAAAAGCCCTGGAAAACACACCATCACCGTGCGCGCCATCGACAACACCGGAGCTGTCCAAACCGCAGATCAGGTTGATCCCGTCCCGGACGGCGCCACCGGCTGGCACACGGTGGCCTTCACCGTGGTCTAG
- a CDS encoding TetR/AcrR family transcriptional regulator produces MDDSDRPANRQERRKQRTRAALIKAAQRFIAAGKVNVPVQDISHAADVGVGSFYNHFDSKEELFQAAVNEVLDAHGALLDAIADASEDPAETFARSFRLTGRMFRRRPEESGVVLSHGLELITSDRGLAPRSKRDIAAAAAAGRFDVEDPELAMAVAAGALLGLGQLLCDQPERDAAQATDEVAENLLRLFGMPADEAHRLCLRPLPFLDDGASAAV; encoded by the coding sequence GTGGACGATTCCGACAGGCCGGCCAACCGTCAGGAACGTCGAAAGCAGCGCACCCGAGCCGCCCTGATCAAAGCCGCACAACGATTCATCGCCGCCGGCAAGGTCAACGTCCCGGTGCAGGACATCAGCCACGCCGCCGATGTCGGCGTCGGGTCGTTCTACAACCACTTCGACAGCAAGGAAGAACTGTTTCAGGCGGCGGTCAACGAGGTGCTCGACGCTCACGGGGCGTTGTTGGACGCCATCGCAGACGCGTCCGAAGATCCCGCGGAGACCTTCGCGCGCAGCTTCCGGCTGACCGGCCGAATGTTTCGCCGGCGCCCGGAGGAGAGCGGTGTCGTGCTCTCCCACGGGCTGGAATTGATCACCTCGGACCGAGGCCTGGCGCCGCGTAGCAAGAGGGATATCGCCGCGGCCGCAGCGGCCGGCCGGTTCGACGTGGAAGACCCGGAACTGGCGATGGCCGTTGCCGCCGGCGCGCTGTTGGGACTCGGTCAACTGTTGTGCGATCAGCCCGAGCGCGACGCCGCCCAAGCCACCGACGAAGTCGCCGAGAACCTACTGCGGCTGTTCGGCATGCCCGCCGACGAGGCGCATCGGCTTTGCCTGCGGCCGTTGCCTTTTCTGGACGACGGCGCGAGCGCGGCGGTCTGA
- a CDS encoding aldehyde dehydrogenase family protein yields the protein MSETRSTVITHDSHVAGEGPVLTIGGEPQPGAAGTYPIHNPARPAEIVGHAPAADRAQLDAAVSAARRAAPAWRALSVAERVAALASAATTAAEQLAARDGARLYTREHGKVLSEANFEISTGPGLAALIGSMAEAALAPEQLDPRSAYPRLQREPFGVAALVLPFNWPLALTMTKLTSALTAGNTAVVKMPPTCPLAALQLAGALAAALPPGVVNVLAGPGSDLAQALVTHPGVDLISLTGGVVTGRAVMAAAAARLTPVLLELGGNDAAIIAPDLAVSDELVERLVTATYTTGGQVCMAIKRLYAPVRWAGELAEAVLARCEREVVGDGLAEETTLGPLHTAAGRNRVTALVDDAEARGASVRTAGRIREADADAAGYFVLPTVVTDLPPDSALATEEQFGPVLPIFGYDDLDDAVTAANATEFGLTASVWTGDDALADRVASQLVAGTVSVNCHGLAAQDPRLPFGGCGQSGIGRELGIEGIRAFTQARAFVRHPVPR from the coding sequence ATGAGCGAGACGCGATCAACGGTGATCACGCACGACAGCCACGTTGCCGGCGAGGGACCGGTCTTGACGATCGGCGGGGAACCGCAGCCGGGCGCCGCGGGGACTTACCCGATACACAATCCGGCCCGGCCGGCCGAGATCGTCGGCCACGCGCCGGCCGCAGACCGGGCCCAGCTCGACGCCGCGGTGTCGGCGGCGCGGCGGGCAGCGCCGGCGTGGCGAGCGCTCAGCGTCGCCGAGCGGGTCGCCGCGCTCGCGTCCGCGGCGACCACGGCCGCCGAACAGCTGGCCGCGCGGGACGGCGCGCGGCTGTACACCCGTGAACACGGAAAAGTCCTCAGTGAGGCCAACTTTGAGATCAGCACCGGCCCGGGCCTGGCGGCGCTGATCGGGTCGATGGCCGAGGCGGCGCTGGCACCGGAGCAGCTCGACCCGCGGTCGGCGTACCCGCGCCTGCAGCGGGAGCCGTTCGGCGTGGCCGCGCTGGTGCTGCCGTTCAACTGGCCGCTGGCGCTGACGATGACGAAACTGACGTCGGCCCTGACGGCAGGTAACACCGCCGTCGTCAAGATGCCGCCGACATGTCCACTTGCCGCGCTGCAGCTCGCCGGGGCGCTGGCCGCGGCGCTGCCGCCGGGCGTGGTGAACGTGCTCGCGGGCCCGGGCAGTGACCTTGCCCAGGCGTTGGTCACCCACCCCGGCGTCGACCTGATCTCGCTGACCGGCGGCGTGGTCACCGGCCGCGCGGTCATGGCCGCAGCGGCGGCGCGGCTGACTCCGGTGTTGCTGGAGCTGGGCGGCAACGACGCGGCGATCATCGCCCCCGACCTCGCGGTCAGCGACGAGCTGGTGGAGCGGCTGGTGACGGCGACCTACACCACCGGCGGTCAGGTCTGTATGGCGATCAAGCGGCTCTACGCTCCGGTGCGCTGGGCGGGCGAGCTTGCCGAGGCGGTGCTGGCCCGCTGCGAGCGGGAGGTGGTCGGCGACGGCCTCGCCGAGGAGACGACGCTGGGCCCGCTGCACACCGCGGCGGGGCGCAACCGGGTGACCGCGCTGGTCGACGACGCCGAGGCACGCGGCGCGTCGGTGCGGACCGCGGGGCGGATCCGCGAGGCCGATGCCGACGCGGCGGGATACTTCGTACTGCCCACCGTCGTCACCGATCTGCCGCCCGACTCGGCGCTGGCCACCGAGGAGCAGTTCGGCCCGGTGTTGCCGATCTTCGGTTACGACGACCTCGACGACGCCGTAACCGCAGCGAACGCAACCGAATTCGGTCTGACCGCGTCGGTCTGGACGGGCGACGATGCGCTCGCGGACCGGGTGGCGTCGCAGCTGGTGGCGGGCACGGTCAGCGTCAACTGCCACGGCCTGGCCGCCCAGGACCCGCGGCTGCCGTTCGGCGGCTGCGGCCAGTCGGGCATTGGCCGCGAACTCGGCATCGAGGGGATCCGGGCGTTCACTCAGGCCCGAGCATTCGTGCGGCACCCGGTGCCGCGTTAA
- a CDS encoding Zn-dependent alcohol dehydrogenase: MRAVVLREAGRPTAVEELALRRIGDHEVRVRLQASGVCHTDLSVCDGSMPALLPCTLGHEGAGMVTEVGGAVTTVSPGDHVVLTWNVPCRRCPHCLRGETQLCPHGLKHAFGGPYAESPTGPVWPEMGAGTLAEETLLPAAAVVRVDRSLPLDHAALLGCGVTTGVGAVLRTAAVRPGESVLVIGCGGVGLAAIQGARLAGAARIIAADRNAAQLPAATVSGATDTVDVGQADLVGAVRDLTGGAGVDHGIEVVGTPATIRAAFDATRRGGAVTLVGAAGFTESVTLPALMLMADGKKIQGSVYGASDPARDIPVLAELALRGRLDIEALVTRRIGIDDVEAAFTDMAAGRGARSVVCFGSPS; the protein is encoded by the coding sequence ATGAGGGCGGTCGTGCTGCGCGAGGCCGGACGGCCGACGGCGGTGGAGGAACTCGCGCTGCGGCGGATCGGCGACCACGAAGTGCGGGTGCGACTTCAGGCCAGCGGCGTGTGCCACACCGACCTGTCGGTGTGCGACGGCTCCATGCCGGCGCTGCTGCCTTGCACGCTGGGTCATGAGGGCGCCGGGATGGTCACCGAGGTGGGCGGCGCCGTCACCACCGTCAGCCCGGGCGACCATGTGGTGCTGACGTGGAACGTGCCCTGCCGGCGCTGCCCGCACTGTCTGCGCGGCGAAACCCAACTTTGCCCACACGGCCTCAAGCACGCCTTCGGCGGCCCGTATGCCGAGAGTCCGACCGGCCCGGTGTGGCCGGAGATGGGCGCCGGGACGCTGGCCGAAGAGACCCTGCTGCCGGCCGCCGCCGTGGTACGGGTCGACCGGTCACTGCCCCTGGACCACGCCGCGCTGCTCGGTTGTGGGGTCACCACCGGGGTGGGCGCGGTGCTGCGCACCGCGGCGGTCCGGCCCGGGGAAAGTGTGCTGGTCATCGGGTGCGGCGGGGTGGGACTGGCCGCGATCCAGGGAGCCCGGCTGGCCGGGGCGGCGCGGATCATCGCTGCCGACCGCAACGCTGCCCAACTTCCGGCCGCAACTGTCAGCGGCGCGACCGACACGGTCGACGTCGGTCAGGCCGACCTCGTCGGGGCGGTCCGCGACCTTACCGGCGGCGCCGGCGTCGACCACGGGATCGAGGTTGTCGGCACGCCGGCGACGATCCGCGCCGCCTTCGACGCCACCCGCCGCGGCGGAGCCGTCACGCTGGTGGGTGCCGCCGGGTTCACCGAATCGGTGACGTTGCCCGCACTGATGTTGATGGCCGACGGCAAGAAGATCCAGGGAAGCGTCTACGGCGCCAGCGACCCGGCCCGTGATATCCCGGTGCTCGCCGAGCTAGCCTTGCGCGGCCGGCTCGACATCGAGGCGCTGGTGACCCGACGCATCGGCATCGACGACGTCGAGGCGGCGTTTACCGACATGGCCGCCGGGCGAGGGGCACGCAGCGTGGTCTGCTTCGGCTCGCCAAGCTGA
- a CDS encoding HNH endonuclease signature motif containing protein: MGSGGREEIVEVFDALDAELDRLCELSFEVLTIPERLRALERLERVARRLRAPQHALINQLGAQAGEAELGAKLRSALADRLRITKAEAGRRIDEAADLGPRRALTGEPLAPQLSATAAAQRDGLIGDGHVRVIRGFLAHLPAEVDLPTREAADADLARKASSYRRDELAKYAQRIMDWLNPDGELREQERARKRGITIGRQEYDGMSRISGYLTPEARATVEPVLAKLAAPGACNPDDQTPVIDTTPDADAVDRDTRSQAQRNHDGLLAGLRGLLCSGDLGRHNGLPVSIVVTTTLKDLQAAAGKAHTGGGSLLPMSDLIRLASHANHYLALFDHGKALALYHSKRLACPAQRIMLFAKDRGCTKPGCDAPAYHSQVHHVRGWAATGRTDINDLTLACGIDNRLAEKGWRTRKNARGDTEWIPPAHLDRGQPRTNPYHHPERFLSDGDDAEPV; encoded by the coding sequence ATGGGTTCGGGTGGTCGTGAGGAGATCGTCGAGGTCTTCGATGCGCTCGATGCGGAGCTGGACCGGTTGTGCGAGTTGTCTTTTGAGGTGCTCACCATCCCCGAGCGATTGCGTGCCCTGGAGCGGCTGGAGCGTGTGGCGCGGCGGCTGCGGGCGCCTCAGCATGCGCTGATCAATCAGCTCGGCGCGCAGGCCGGCGAGGCCGAGCTGGGCGCCAAGCTGCGTTCGGCGCTGGCCGACCGGTTGCGCATCACCAAGGCCGAGGCCGGCCGGCGCATCGACGAAGCGGCCGACCTCGGGCCGCGGCGGGCGCTGACCGGTGAGCCGTTGGCGCCTCAGTTGAGCGCCACCGCGGCTGCCCAACGAGACGGCCTGATCGGCGACGGACATGTGCGAGTGATCCGTGGTTTCTTGGCCCACCTGCCCGCCGAGGTGGATCTGCCCACCCGGGAGGCCGCCGACGCCGACCTGGCCCGCAAAGCCAGCAGCTATCGCCGCGACGAGTTGGCCAAGTACGCGCAGCGCATCATGGACTGGCTCAACCCCGACGGGGAATTGCGCGAGCAGGAGCGGGCCCGCAAGCGCGGCATCACCATCGGCAGGCAGGAATACGACGGCATGTCGCGCATCAGCGGCTATCTGACCCCCGAGGCGCGGGCCACCGTCGAACCGGTGTTGGCCAAACTTGCGGCCCCCGGCGCCTGCAACCCCGACGACCAAACACCGGTCATCGACACCACGCCCGATGCGGACGCGGTCGACCGTGACACCCGCAGCCAAGCGCAAAGAAATCACGACGGCCTGCTGGCCGGACTGCGAGGCCTGCTGTGCAGCGGGGACCTGGGCCGCCACAACGGACTGCCGGTGTCGATCGTGGTCACCACCACGCTGAAGGACTTACAGGCCGCCGCAGGCAAGGCCCACACCGGCGGCGGCTCGCTGCTGCCTATGTCGGATCTGATCCGCCTGGCCAGCCACGCCAATCATTATCTGGCGCTGTTCGACCACGGCAAAGCCCTGGCGCTGTATCACAGCAAGCGGCTGGCTTGCCCGGCACAGCGAATCATGTTGTTCGCCAAGGACCGTGGTTGTACGAAGCCCGGCTGTGATGCACCCGCCTACCATAGCCAAGTCCACCATGTCCGAGGCTGGGCCGCCACCGGGCGCACCGACATCAACGATCTCACCCTGGCCTGCGGAATCGACAACCGACTCGCCGAAAAAGGCTGGCGCACCCGCAAGAACGCCCGAGGCGACACCGAATGGATACCCCCAGCGCACCTCGATCGCGGACAGCCCCGCACCAACCCTTACCATCACCCCGAACGATTCCTCAGCGACGGCGACGACGCCGAACCCGTTTGA
- a CDS encoding MFS transporter, with product MRNDPRGVVLACCGALVVVMSAVAGVNVALPDIALDQGASATDLTWIADAYTVALAALVLPAGAIGDDFGRRRTLIGGTLLFGLANVLAAAAGSPHTIIIARVIMGIGAALIMPSTLSTITAVVHPDHKGRAVGIWAGFASAGSIMGLLISGLLLEHYSWRSTFIGTAAMAAVSLLVTVALVPDTKSAEEPAPDFPGAGLSAIGIGALVYGIIEGADHGWTHSTVVVAFVAAVSAMTLFVVHELRVARPMLDPRLFADGGFSSGTAALIIQFLGTFGFFYVGLQYIQLMLGYGPLKSSLAMLPMAAVVLPVSAIAPKLGERLGNRLVIAAGLACMVAGFALLARLGTASTYTDLLIGMLVFSGGLALSATPATNTIVDSLPPDKQGVASAMNDVTRELGAALGIALLGSLFSAGYRNHLRLPAAVPQQAAGTIRESPAAGMHLAADPQLGALGPSVNDAVRDAFVTGLSHAFTAGAAITGLTLVLLLVFPLPRRGRHRKARRLPAPPSPSWWLPLVRGQLPSPAKSTKSTKSTGPARQHN from the coding sequence ATGCGCAACGATCCGCGTGGTGTCGTGCTGGCGTGCTGTGGCGCGTTGGTGGTGGTCATGTCGGCGGTCGCCGGCGTCAATGTGGCGCTGCCCGACATCGCGTTGGACCAAGGGGCCAGCGCGACCGATCTGACCTGGATCGCCGACGCCTACACGGTGGCGCTCGCGGCGCTGGTGCTGCCGGCGGGAGCCATCGGTGACGACTTCGGCCGGCGGCGCACCCTCATCGGCGGCACCCTGCTGTTCGGACTGGCCAACGTGCTGGCGGCCGCCGCCGGCTCACCGCACACGATCATCATCGCCCGGGTGATCATGGGTATCGGCGCGGCACTGATCATGCCCAGCACGTTGTCGACGATCACTGCCGTCGTGCATCCCGACCATAAAGGCCGCGCTGTCGGCATCTGGGCCGGATTCGCCAGTGCGGGATCGATTATGGGGCTGCTGATCAGTGGCCTGTTGCTCGAGCACTACTCATGGCGCTCCACCTTCATCGGCACCGCCGCGATGGCCGCGGTATCGCTGCTCGTCACGGTGGCGCTGGTGCCCGACACCAAGAGCGCGGAGGAACCCGCGCCCGACTTCCCCGGGGCCGGTTTGAGCGCGATCGGGATCGGCGCGCTGGTGTACGGCATCATCGAAGGCGCCGACCATGGCTGGACCCATTCCACCGTGGTTGTGGCTTTCGTCGCGGCGGTGTCGGCGATGACACTGTTCGTCGTCCACGAGCTGCGCGTTGCGCGCCCGATGCTGGATCCGCGCCTGTTCGCCGACGGCGGCTTCAGCTCCGGAACGGCGGCGCTGATCATCCAATTCCTGGGCACCTTCGGCTTCTTCTACGTCGGGCTGCAGTACATCCAGCTGATGCTCGGCTACGGACCGCTCAAGTCCTCGCTGGCGATGCTGCCGATGGCCGCAGTCGTCCTTCCGGTTTCCGCGATCGCCCCGAAACTCGGTGAGCGCCTTGGCAATCGGCTGGTGATCGCCGCGGGGCTGGCGTGCATGGTTGCCGGCTTCGCCCTGCTGGCCCGCCTCGGCACCGCCTCCACCTACACCGATCTGCTGATCGGCATGCTGGTCTTCAGCGGCGGCCTGGCGTTGTCGGCCACCCCGGCGACCAATACCATCGTGGACTCGCTGCCGCCGGACAAACAAGGCGTCGCCTCGGCGATGAACGACGTCACTCGCGAACTGGGCGCCGCCCTGGGCATCGCGCTGCTCGGCTCGCTGTTCAGCGCCGGTTACCGCAACCACCTCAGGCTGCCGGCGGCGGTGCCGCAGCAAGCGGCCGGCACCATCCGGGAATCACCCGCGGCGGGCATGCACCTCGCCGCCGACCCGCAATTGGGCGCGCTGGGCCCCAGCGTCAACGACGCTGTCCGCGATGCCTTCGTCACCGGCCTGTCACACGCCTTCACCGCAGGCGCCGCCATCACCGGTCTGACACTCGTTCTCCTGCTGGTGTTCCCGCTGCCGCGACGCGGTCGGCACCGCAAGGCGCGGCGCCTGCCCGCGCCGCCGAGTCCGTCGTGGTGGCTGCCGCTGGTGCGCGGCCAGCTGCCCAGCCCTGCGAAGTCGACCAAGTCGACCAAGTCGACCGGGCCAGCGCGGCAACACAACTGA
- a CDS encoding alpha/beta fold hydrolase, translated as MTAPVDLSYTEPPQRVMATLDDGLAHAVRSAEEIVAGLPDTSARAHHDGDVEHLGAVTAVHRFVDAPGDSETVRWHFVESGDASAPTVVFLHGLPDSWWQWHYALEGLGRRYHCLAVDLKGYGQSDKRSGDYRQAGVAAQLGALLGELGIGEFVLITHDRGSPVGDHLVAAMGARVRGYGRGQQHLWHLHPRLHPQEQLMQSAEAPAMLREARRFVTTVYTWLTERPVAREDLTRTIEEFSHPGIATAVPRYFHSSSFRQEWVDRRTRLIRAWTAPVLLLQGAHDPLQPREFYREPGLLAMLPPGSDVHLFDTGHFWPFEAPRATVDVLTEFCDRVASR; from the coding sequence ATGACAGCACCGGTTGACTTGTCCTATACCGAACCTCCGCAACGCGTGATGGCAACCCTCGACGACGGGCTGGCACACGCCGTTCGGTCCGCCGAGGAGATCGTGGCCGGGTTACCCGACACCTCCGCCCGAGCGCACCACGACGGTGACGTCGAGCACCTCGGCGCCGTAACGGCTGTGCACCGCTTCGTCGACGCACCGGGCGACAGCGAAACCGTCAGGTGGCATTTCGTGGAATCCGGCGACGCGTCGGCCCCGACCGTGGTTTTCCTGCATGGGCTGCCCGACTCCTGGTGGCAGTGGCACTATGCGCTGGAAGGTCTCGGCCGGCGCTATCACTGCCTGGCCGTCGACCTCAAGGGTTACGGCCAATCCGACAAGCGCAGCGGCGATTACCGGCAGGCCGGCGTCGCGGCGCAGCTCGGCGCCCTCCTCGGCGAACTCGGTATCGGCGAATTCGTCCTGATCACCCATGACCGCGGCAGCCCGGTCGGTGATCATCTGGTCGCGGCAATGGGTGCGCGGGTGCGGGGATACGGTCGTGGCCAGCAACATCTTTGGCATCTGCACCCGCGACTGCATCCCCAGGAACAGCTGATGCAGTCGGCGGAGGCGCCGGCGATGCTGCGCGAGGCCCGACGGTTCGTGACGACCGTCTATACCTGGCTCACCGAGCGGCCCGTGGCCCGCGAAGACCTGACTCGCACCATCGAGGAGTTCAGCCACCCGGGAATCGCCACCGCGGTCCCCCGCTACTTCCACTCGTCGTCGTTTCGGCAGGAGTGGGTGGATCGGCGGACCCGGCTTATCAGGGCCTGGACGGCTCCGGTGCTGCTGCTGCAGGGCGCTCATGATCCGCTGCAGCCACGTGAGTTCTACCGGGAGCCAGGGCTTTTGGCGATGCTGCCGCCGGGCAGCGACGTGCACCTGTTCGACACCGGTCACTTCTGGCCATTCGAGGCACCCCGGGCGACGGTTGACGTCCTCACCGAATTCTGCGACCGCGTGGCCAGCCGGTAA
- a CDS encoding serpin family protein — protein MKRLTRCFRVGFHGVIAACVVFAGAVGCGGDRNHVQSTPGPTSAPVARSNLPYDNTPDVAPAEEQRFVDATNGFGLDLFRRMSAASEKNLVFSPLSLSVALSMAYAGAAGDTAAEMKTVLRDPFGNDSYYRAMNQLLLDLRSRNRAAISAEDPRSIELAMVDAVWLQRGLSVRAPFLDILATQYDAGVRLADFKGNPDGERVAINDFAGDATKGQIKDLIPPGAIDDLTRMVLLNAAYLKASWERPFSKEDTRDGSFRLTPQSAVTVPMMHQVTGAMRYAAGSNFQAVELPYLGGDLKMLIVLPAEGELQAVRNSMDDAWFRTVAFADTAVSLSLPKFRISWGPEEFKETLAAMGMPRAFDENRADFSNVTTDEKLHIPHLLQKAFVGIDESGTEAAAVTPGLGGGLGSPERVAVDHPFLFAIVDKTGAVVFAGQVMDPR, from the coding sequence GTGAAGCGTCTAACCCGCTGCTTTCGCGTCGGATTCCACGGCGTCATTGCTGCTTGCGTTGTTTTCGCAGGTGCTGTCGGCTGTGGGGGCGACCGTAATCATGTCCAGTCCACACCGGGACCGACGTCCGCGCCCGTCGCGCGGTCAAACCTGCCCTACGACAACACACCCGACGTTGCTCCGGCGGAGGAGCAGCGTTTCGTCGACGCCACCAACGGTTTCGGGCTGGATCTGTTCCGGCGCATGTCGGCGGCCAGTGAAAAGAACCTGGTCTTCTCTCCGCTGAGCCTCAGTGTCGCGTTGTCGATGGCCTATGCCGGCGCCGCCGGTGACACCGCGGCCGAGATGAAAACCGTTCTGCGCGATCCGTTCGGCAATGACAGCTACTACCGTGCCATGAATCAGCTGCTGCTCGATCTGCGTTCGCGCAACCGCGCCGCGATCTCCGCCGAGGATCCGCGGAGTATCGAGCTGGCGATGGTCGACGCGGTCTGGCTGCAGCGTGGCCTGTCGGTTCGCGCGCCGTTCCTCGACATCCTGGCTACCCAATACGATGCCGGCGTGCGCCTGGCCGACTTCAAGGGCAACCCCGACGGCGAGCGAGTCGCCATCAACGATTTCGCCGGCGACGCGACCAAAGGGCAGATCAAGGACCTGATCCCGCCCGGCGCGATAGACGACTTGACCCGCATGGTGTTGCTGAACGCGGCCTACCTCAAGGCGAGCTGGGAGAGGCCGTTCTCGAAAGAAGATACGAGGGACGGCAGTTTCCGCCTGACTCCTCAATCTGCGGTCACCGTGCCGATGATGCACCAGGTCACGGGGGCGATGCGCTACGCTGCCGGGTCGAATTTTCAGGCTGTGGAGCTCCCATACCTGGGCGGCGACCTCAAGATGCTGATCGTGCTGCCGGCGGAGGGAGAGCTCCAGGCGGTTCGCAACAGCATGGACGATGCCTGGTTCCGCACCGTGGCCTTTGCGGATACGGCGGTCTCCCTGAGCTTGCCCAAGTTTCGTATCAGCTGGGGACCCGAGGAATTCAAGGAGACCCTGGCAGCGATGGGGATGCCGCGCGCATTCGACGAGAATCGGGCGGACTTCTCCAACGTCACCACTGACGAAAAGCTGCACATCCCCCACTTACTGCAGAAGGCCTTCGTCGGGATCGACGAGTCCGGAACGGAAGCCGCAGCTGTTACCCCGGGGCTTGGGGGCGGGCTGGGTTCGCCCGAGCGCGTGGCGGTCGATCACCCGTTCCTGTTCGCCATCGTCGACAAGACTGGCGCCGTGGTCTTCGCGGGGCAGGTGATGGATCCACGGTGA